A DNA window from Sordaria macrospora chromosome 4, complete sequence contains the following coding sequences:
- a CDS encoding ribosome biogenesis protein NIP7 codes for MRPLTETEQKTVFEKLANYCTDLKSLIAPLDDGDRYVFRLNHSRVYYVRLSVANLATSVSRDALLSLGTCLGKMTKTGKFRLHITALPILSEHARHKIWVKDNGAQPFLYGSNVVKAHVGRWSEDCPEHSGVVVYSMADIPLGFGVTARSTTEARRLDPTGIVCFRQSDCGEYLRDEDTLFAG; via the exons ATGCGCCCTCTTACAGAAACCGAGCAGAAGACTGTCTTTGAGAAG CTTGCAAACTACTGCACCGATCTCAAGAGCCTTATCGCTCCCCTCGACGATGGCGACAGATATGTTTTCCGTCTGAACCACTCTCGT GTCTACTACGTCCGTCTCTCCGTTGCCAACCTCGCCACGAGTGTCAGCCGCGATGCCCTCCTCAGCTTGGGCACCTGCCTTGGCAAGATGACCAAGACCGGAAAGTTCAGACTTCACATCACTGCCC TCCCTATCCTCTCCGAGCACGCCCGTCACAAGATCTGGGTCAAGGACAACGGTGCCCAGCCCTTCCTCTACGGCTCCAACG TCGTCAAGGCCCACGTCGGCCGTTGGTCCGAGGACTGTCCCGAGCACTCCGGTGTCGTCGTCTACAGCATGGCCGATATCCCCCTCGGTTTCGGTGTCACAGCCCGCAGCACAACCGAGGCGCGCCGTCTGGATCCCACGGGTATCGTTTGCTTCCGTCAATCGGATTGCGGCGAGTACCTCCGTGATGAGGACACTCTTTTCGCTGGTTAA